The Psychrobacillus sp. FSL K6-4046 DNA window CTTTAATAACCCCAACAGCATTTGTTAAGTTGTTTGCTCTAAGAGAGTTTGAGCAAACAAGCTCAGCAAATTTATCTGTATGGTGAGCTGGCGTCTGTTTAACAGGACGCATTTCAAAGAGACGTACTTTAACTCCTCTGCTAGCTATTTGCCAAGCAGCCTCACTTCCAGCTAAACCTGCTCCAATAACGTTTACTATTTCAGTCATGTCGTATCCTTCTTTCTAGCTTTGCGGATCTTCCTTATAATCACACGCAACACATTGTATTTGTATTCCTTTTTTCAACTTCTTCTCTACTAGCATTTCATTACATTTTGGACACTGTCTACTAATTGGCTTATCCCAAGAAAGAAACTCACATGTAGGATACTGATTGCAGCCATAGAATAAGCGTTTTGTTTTACTTTTACGCTCAACAATTTGCCCTTCCTCACATGATGGACATTTCACGCCAATCTCTTTAACAATTGCTTTTGTATTTCTACAGTCCGGGAAATTACTACATGCCATGAATTTTCCGTAGCGACCAAGCTTGTACACCATCGGAGAACCACATTCTTCACAATCCTCACCGGTAGGCTCATCTTTTATTACGATTTTTTCCATCTCTGCTTCCGCATGTTCCAAGTGTTTTTCAAACTCTACATAGAAAGCATCGATTATTTTCTTCCACTCGACTTGACCTTCTTCTACACTATCCAAATCTCGTTCCATTTGAGCAGTAAACTCAATATCTACTATTTTGGGGAAGAATTCTGATACAAGCTGATGGATAATTGTTCCTAACTCGGTTGGAACGAACCTCTTTGTTTCTAGAGCAACATAGCCTCTTTTTTGAATTGTATCTAAAGTTGGGGCATATGTAGATGGTCTACCTATGCCTAGTTCCTCTAACGTTTTTACAAGTCTCGCCTCTGAGTAACGTGGTGGTGGCTGTGTGAAATGTTGCTTAGGCTCTATTTCTGTAGCGCTTACTTTATCTCCTACTTCCATTGCAGGCAACAATTTATCTTTGTCATCTGTTTGGTCGTCAGAGCCTTCTACATAGACCTTCATAAAACCAGCAAATTTCACTTGAGAACCATTAGCTCTAAAAATGACTTCACCATTTTTCAAATCTACTGCAACTGTATCCAAAGTTGCTGGAGCCATTTGACTTGCAACGAATCTTTCCCATATAAGTTTATACAAGCGGAAAAGATCTCGAGATAATATTGCCTTTAACGAATCAGGTGTTCTTAGTATGTTTGTAGGTCGAACAGCTTCATGAGCATCTTGGGCCTTTTTATCTTGCTTCTCCGCTTTCTTAGTCGAAAGAAACTCTGATCCATATTCACTTTTTATAAATTCAGCAGCGTCTGCCTTAGCTGTATCCGAAATTCTAGTAGAATCCGTACGCATATAAGTTATAAGACCAACAGTACCTTCTTTTTTTCCAAGGTCAATTCCTTCGTAAAGCTGTTGAGCAAGCATCATTGTTTTTCTAGCTCTAAAGTTTAATTTTCTAGCTGCCTCTTGCTGTAGTGAGGAGGTAGTGAATGAAGGCGCAGGATTACGCTTTCTTTCTTTTTTAGTAACAT harbors:
- the topA gene encoding type I DNA topoisomerase; translated protein: MSDYLVIVESPAKAKTIERYLGKKYKVKASIGHVIDLPKSQMGVDVENNYEPKYITIRGKGPVLQDLKNAAKKAKKVYLAADPDREGEAIAWHLAKSLNVDLESDCRVVFNEITKDAILESFKHPRPLDKDLVDAQQARRVLDRLVGYNISPILWKKVKKGLSAGRVQSVALRLIIDREREIEKFIPEEYWSIEGKFEKGKKAFEALYFGKEKEKAKLTNEDEVKAVLNLMKGKKFDVTNVTKKERKRNPAPSFTTSSLQQEAARKLNFRARKTMMLAQQLYEGIDLGKKEGTVGLITYMRTDSTRISDTAKADAAEFIKSEYGSEFLSTKKAEKQDKKAQDAHEAVRPTNILRTPDSLKAILSRDLFRLYKLIWERFVASQMAPATLDTVAVDLKNGEVIFRANGSQVKFAGFMKVYVEGSDDQTDDKDKLLPAMEVGDKVSATEIEPKQHFTQPPPRYSEARLVKTLEELGIGRPSTYAPTLDTIQKRGYVALETKRFVPTELGTIIHQLVSEFFPKIVDIEFTAQMERDLDSVEEGQVEWKKIIDAFYVEFEKHLEHAEAEMEKIVIKDEPTGEDCEECGSPMVYKLGRYGKFMACSNFPDCRNTKAIVKEIGVKCPSCEEGQIVERKSKTKRLFYGCNQYPTCEFLSWDKPISRQCPKCNEMLVEKKLKKGIQIQCVACDYKEDPQS